A window from Citrus sinensis cultivar Valencia sweet orange chromosome 3, DVS_A1.0, whole genome shotgun sequence encodes these proteins:
- the LOC102627459 gene encoding DExH-box ATP-dependent RNA helicase DExH8 isoform X2 gives MGPSSPTSSCSSSYSSPFTSPEFSSLPVMSLREKIVEKVLENRVTLIVGETGCGKSSQVPQFLLAENMEPILCTQPRRFAVVAVAKMVAKGRNCELGGEVGYHIGHSKHLSERSKIVFKTAGVLLDEMRDRGLNALKYKVIILDEVHERSVESDLVLVCVKQLLLKKNDLRVVLMSATADITKYRDYFRDLGRGERVEVLAIPSTNQRTIFQRRVSYLEQVTELLGVDHGMTSELSSLRYCSGPSPSMANAEIKPEVHKLIHDLVLHIHKNESDIEKSILVFLPTYYALEQQWHLMKPLSSFFKVHILHSSVDTEQALMAMKICKSHRKVILATNIAESSVTIPKVAYVIDSCRSLQVFWDVNRKIDSAELVWVSQSQAEQRRGRTGRTCDGQVYRLVTKSFFGTLEDHECPAILRLSLRLQVLLICCAESKAISDPKVLLQKALDPPYPEVVGDALDLLDHKRALQKISPRGRYEPTFYGRLLASFSLSFDASVLVLKFGEIGMLREGILLGILMDTQPLPILHPFGDDALFAEYTGCYFGGDGNTRLLTGRKEMVIMGNLCAFQFWQHVFKRLDHLQQVLKFDETKVTASLLPKIEEEWCSLHYLVQSSLHHVSELYEDILNAVHRFRPKFLGTSNGLPTYYDPYEFEHTCLLNCDPPRDMDPLAADNEHLGPSFEAKKCVAVPFVAPNQFQSNNVAEKLASIIKEIRVQYVEDVSGNQDKAVNGSETPGEAPLCVYFINGSCNRGTGCPFSHSLQAKRPACKFFYSLQGCRNGDSCVFSHDLGQPVLPSSSFTCLPEDGVANAASLLRLFPTSSDGSILLLDDTDMHFSANLACLYDPSRIISTTCLSDSAICDTSLAGIRILWGLCHSLKTVISEAGDNPIPWKEVKCVLWYPSLESYSENLESQKTLVQNFFEHLAIRMLADALYDTRVIITMNNIKFAQLQVEKLARDSFFFLSESFPFDEMSFGELSDTVNTKRPMLVSRAISYVFDLHPPTDFQFGDYAAVLHRCLHDN, from the exons ATGGGGCCATCGTCTCCGACATCGTCTTGTAGTTCTTCTTATTCGTCGCCGTTTACGTCACCGGAATTCTCGTCCCTTCCCGTCATGTCGCTCCGAGAAAAAATCGTCGAGAAAGTCCTTGAAAATCGCGTCACTCTCATCGTCGGTGAAACTGGCTGTG GGAAGAGCTCTCAAGTTCCGCAATTCCTTTTGGCGGAAAACATGGAGCCCATTCTATGTACACAGCCGAGACGATTTGCTGTTGTGGCCGTTGCTAAAATGGTTGCCAAAGGTCGTAACTGCGAATTGGGTGGAGAAGTTGGATATCACATTGGTCATTCAAAGCACTTATCTGAAAG ATCAAAGATTGTTTTCAAAACTGCTGGAGTTTTGTTGGACGAAATGCGAGACAGAGGCTTGAATGCACTCAAGTACAAGGTTATAATTCTTGATGAAGTGCATGAAAGATCTGTAGAATCTGACCTTGTTCTTGTCTGTGTTAAGCAACTGCTGTTGAAGAAGAATGACCTGAG GGTTGTCTTGATGTCCGCAACCGCtgatattacaaaatatagaGATTACTTCAGGGACCTTGGTAGAGGTGAAAGAGTGGAAGTGCTTGCAATCCCTAGCACCAATCAGAGGACCATTTTTCAGCGAAGAGTTTCTTATCTTGAACAG GTTACCGAATTGCTTGGAGTAGATCATGGAATGACGTCAGaattatcatctttaagaTATTGTTCCGGTCCAAGTCCTTCTATGGCTAATGCTGAAATTAAGCCTGAAGTACACAAACTTATTCATGATTTAGTGCTGCACATTCATAAAAATGAGTCAGATATTGAAAAGAGCATTTTGGTTTTCCTTCCAACATACTATGCCCTGGAACAACAATGGCACCTTATGAAGCCACTCAGTTCATTTTTCAAGGTTCATATTTTGCATAGTAGTGTTGATACTGAACAGGCTCTCATGGCTATGAAAATCTGCAAGTCCCATCGTAAG GTAATATTGGCCACAAACATTGCGGAATCATCTGTTACAATACCCAAAGTTGCATATGTCATTGATTCATGCCGATCTTTACAAGTTTTTTGGGATGTTAATCGGAAAATAGACTCTGCAGAGCTTGTTTGGGTTTCTCAATCTCAG GCAGAGCAGCGTAGGGGAAGAACTGGTCGAACATGTGATGGCCAGGTTTATCGATTGGttacaaaatctttttttggCACGCTTGAGGATCATGAGTGTCCTGCAATATTGAGGCTGTCATTGAGGCTACAAGTACTTCTTATTTGCTGTGCTGAATCTAAAGCCATCAGTGACCCCAAGG TCTTGTTGCAGAAGGCTCTGGATCCACCATATCCTGAAGTTGTTGGAGATGCACTGGATTTGCTTGATCATAAGCGCGCACTGCAGAAAATATCACCAAGGGGTCGGTATGAGCCCACATTTTATGGACGGTTGCTGGCCAGCTTCTCCTTATCTTTTGATGCTTCTGTGCTTGTACTCAAGTTTGGGGAAATTGGAATGTTGCGTGAAGGCATTCTTCTTGGTATATTGATGGATACACAGCCTCTACCCATTCTTCATCCTTTTGGGGATGACGCTTTG TTTGCAGAGTACACAGGCTGCTACTTTGGTGGAGATGGTAATACCAGACTCCTAACCGGTCGTAAGGAGATGGTGATCATGGGAAACTTATGTGCATTTCAGTTTTGGCAACATGTTTTCAAG CGTCTTGACCACCTGCAACAAGTTCTAAAGTTTGATGAAACGAAAGTTACGGCATCATTACTTCCCAAGATTGAAGAAGAATGGTGTTCTCTCCATTATCTTGTGCAGTCTTCACTACATCATGTCTCTGAATTAT ATGAGGATATACTTAATGCAGTGCACAGGTTTCGGCCCAAATTCTTGGGTACATCTAATGGTCTTCCAACCTATTATGATCCTTACGAATTTGAACATACATGCCTTCTCAATTGTGACCCACCTCGAGATATGGATCCACTTGCTGCTGACAATGAGCACCTTGGGCCATCTTTTGAAGCAAAGAAGTGTGTGGCTGTACCATTTGTTGCTCCCAATCAGTTTCAGTCCAATAACGTAGCTGAAAAGTTGGCAAGCATTATTAAAGAG ATAAGAGTTCAGTATGTGGAAGATGTATCTGGTAATCAGGATAAAGCTGTTAATGGCTCTGAAACCCCTGGGGAAGCTCCTTTATGTGTCTATTTCATCAATGGATCTTGCAATAGGGGTACTGGGTGTCCTTTTTCTCACTCACTTCAAGCAAAAAGGCCTGCATGcaaattcttttattctttacaG GGCTGTCGAAATGGAGATTCATGCGTCTTTTCTCATGATCTTGGACAACCAGTGTTGCCTTCTAGCTCATTTACTTGCCTGCCGGAAGATGGAGTTGCCAATGCTGCATCCCTTCTACGGTTGTTTCCCACATCTTCAGATGGATCCATTCTTTTGTTGGACGACACGGACATGCATTTCTCAGCGAATCTTGCTTGCCTTTATGATCCATCAAGAATAATTTCCACAACATGTTTGTCAGACTCTGCTATATGTGACACATCTTTGGCAGGCATTAGAATTCTATGGGGCCTTTGTCACTCACTCAAGACCGTCATTTCCGAAGCTGGGGATAATCCAATCCCGTGGAAAGAAGTGAAGTGTGTGCTATGGTATCCTAGCCTGGAAAGCTATAGTGAAAATTTGGAGAGTCAGAAAACTCTCGTGCAGAACTTTTTTGAACATCTAGCCATCAGAATGTTGGCTGATGCCTTGTATGACACGCGAGTGATCATCACCATGAACAATATCAAATTTGCACAATTACAG GTGGAAAAGTTGGCAAGGGATAGCTTCTTCTTCCTGTCTGAGTCCTTCCCAtttgatgaaatgagcttTGGGGAGTTGTCTGATACAGTCAATACCAAGAGGCCAATGTTGGTTTCAAGGGCAATCTCCTATGTCTTTGACTTGCATCCACCAACTGATTTTCAGTTTGGCGACTATGCAGCCGTCCTACACAGATGCCTGCATGACAATTAG
- the LOC102627459 gene encoding DExH-box ATP-dependent RNA helicase DExH8 isoform X1 has product MGPSSPTSSCSSSYSSPFTSPEFSSLPVMSLREKIVEKVLENRVTLIVGETGCGKSSQVPQFLLAENMEPILCTQPRRFAVVAVAKMVAKGRNCELGGEVGYHIGHSKHLSERSKIVFKTAGVLLDEMRDRGLNALKYKVIILDEVHERSVESDLVLVCVKQLLLKKNDLRVVLMSATADITKYRDYFRDLGRGERVEVLAIPSTNQRTIFQRRVSYLEQVTELLGVDHGMTSELSSLRYCSGPSPSMANAEIKPEVHKLIHDLVLHIHKNESDIEKSILVFLPTYYALEQQWHLMKPLSSFFKVHILHSSVDTEQALMAMKICKSHRKVILATNIAESSVTIPKVAYVIDSCRSLQVFWDVNRKIDSAELVWVSQSQAEQRRGRTGRTCDGQVYRLVTKSFFGTLEDHECPAILRLSLRLQVLLICCAESKAISDPKVLLQKALDPPYPEVVGDALDLLDHKRALQKISPRGRYEPTFYGRLLASFSLSFDASVLVLKFGEIGMLREGILLGILMDTQPLPILHPFGDDALFAEYTGCYFGGDGNTRLLTGRKEMVIMGNLCAFQFWQHVFKDKQRLDHLQQVLKFDETKVTASLLPKIEEEWCSLHYLVQSSLHHVSELYEDILNAVHRFRPKFLGTSNGLPTYYDPYEFEHTCLLNCDPPRDMDPLAADNEHLGPSFEAKKCVAVPFVAPNQFQSNNVAEKLASIIKEIRVQYVEDVSGNQDKAVNGSETPGEAPLCVYFINGSCNRGTGCPFSHSLQAKRPACKFFYSLQGCRNGDSCVFSHDLGQPVLPSSSFTCLPEDGVANAASLLRLFPTSSDGSILLLDDTDMHFSANLACLYDPSRIISTTCLSDSAICDTSLAGIRILWGLCHSLKTVISEAGDNPIPWKEVKCVLWYPSLESYSENLESQKTLVQNFFEHLAIRMLADALYDTRVIITMNNIKFAQLQVEKLARDSFFFLSESFPFDEMSFGELSDTVNTKRPMLVSRAISYVFDLHPPTDFQFGDYAAVLHRCLHDN; this is encoded by the exons ATGGGGCCATCGTCTCCGACATCGTCTTGTAGTTCTTCTTATTCGTCGCCGTTTACGTCACCGGAATTCTCGTCCCTTCCCGTCATGTCGCTCCGAGAAAAAATCGTCGAGAAAGTCCTTGAAAATCGCGTCACTCTCATCGTCGGTGAAACTGGCTGTG GGAAGAGCTCTCAAGTTCCGCAATTCCTTTTGGCGGAAAACATGGAGCCCATTCTATGTACACAGCCGAGACGATTTGCTGTTGTGGCCGTTGCTAAAATGGTTGCCAAAGGTCGTAACTGCGAATTGGGTGGAGAAGTTGGATATCACATTGGTCATTCAAAGCACTTATCTGAAAG ATCAAAGATTGTTTTCAAAACTGCTGGAGTTTTGTTGGACGAAATGCGAGACAGAGGCTTGAATGCACTCAAGTACAAGGTTATAATTCTTGATGAAGTGCATGAAAGATCTGTAGAATCTGACCTTGTTCTTGTCTGTGTTAAGCAACTGCTGTTGAAGAAGAATGACCTGAG GGTTGTCTTGATGTCCGCAACCGCtgatattacaaaatatagaGATTACTTCAGGGACCTTGGTAGAGGTGAAAGAGTGGAAGTGCTTGCAATCCCTAGCACCAATCAGAGGACCATTTTTCAGCGAAGAGTTTCTTATCTTGAACAG GTTACCGAATTGCTTGGAGTAGATCATGGAATGACGTCAGaattatcatctttaagaTATTGTTCCGGTCCAAGTCCTTCTATGGCTAATGCTGAAATTAAGCCTGAAGTACACAAACTTATTCATGATTTAGTGCTGCACATTCATAAAAATGAGTCAGATATTGAAAAGAGCATTTTGGTTTTCCTTCCAACATACTATGCCCTGGAACAACAATGGCACCTTATGAAGCCACTCAGTTCATTTTTCAAGGTTCATATTTTGCATAGTAGTGTTGATACTGAACAGGCTCTCATGGCTATGAAAATCTGCAAGTCCCATCGTAAG GTAATATTGGCCACAAACATTGCGGAATCATCTGTTACAATACCCAAAGTTGCATATGTCATTGATTCATGCCGATCTTTACAAGTTTTTTGGGATGTTAATCGGAAAATAGACTCTGCAGAGCTTGTTTGGGTTTCTCAATCTCAG GCAGAGCAGCGTAGGGGAAGAACTGGTCGAACATGTGATGGCCAGGTTTATCGATTGGttacaaaatctttttttggCACGCTTGAGGATCATGAGTGTCCTGCAATATTGAGGCTGTCATTGAGGCTACAAGTACTTCTTATTTGCTGTGCTGAATCTAAAGCCATCAGTGACCCCAAGG TCTTGTTGCAGAAGGCTCTGGATCCACCATATCCTGAAGTTGTTGGAGATGCACTGGATTTGCTTGATCATAAGCGCGCACTGCAGAAAATATCACCAAGGGGTCGGTATGAGCCCACATTTTATGGACGGTTGCTGGCCAGCTTCTCCTTATCTTTTGATGCTTCTGTGCTTGTACTCAAGTTTGGGGAAATTGGAATGTTGCGTGAAGGCATTCTTCTTGGTATATTGATGGATACACAGCCTCTACCCATTCTTCATCCTTTTGGGGATGACGCTTTG TTTGCAGAGTACACAGGCTGCTACTTTGGTGGAGATGGTAATACCAGACTCCTAACCGGTCGTAAGGAGATGGTGATCATGGGAAACTTATGTGCATTTCAGTTTTGGCAACATGTTTTCAAG GATAAACAGCGTCTTGACCACCTGCAACAAGTTCTAAAGTTTGATGAAACGAAAGTTACGGCATCATTACTTCCCAAGATTGAAGAAGAATGGTGTTCTCTCCATTATCTTGTGCAGTCTTCACTACATCATGTCTCTGAATTAT ATGAGGATATACTTAATGCAGTGCACAGGTTTCGGCCCAAATTCTTGGGTACATCTAATGGTCTTCCAACCTATTATGATCCTTACGAATTTGAACATACATGCCTTCTCAATTGTGACCCACCTCGAGATATGGATCCACTTGCTGCTGACAATGAGCACCTTGGGCCATCTTTTGAAGCAAAGAAGTGTGTGGCTGTACCATTTGTTGCTCCCAATCAGTTTCAGTCCAATAACGTAGCTGAAAAGTTGGCAAGCATTATTAAAGAG ATAAGAGTTCAGTATGTGGAAGATGTATCTGGTAATCAGGATAAAGCTGTTAATGGCTCTGAAACCCCTGGGGAAGCTCCTTTATGTGTCTATTTCATCAATGGATCTTGCAATAGGGGTACTGGGTGTCCTTTTTCTCACTCACTTCAAGCAAAAAGGCCTGCATGcaaattcttttattctttacaG GGCTGTCGAAATGGAGATTCATGCGTCTTTTCTCATGATCTTGGACAACCAGTGTTGCCTTCTAGCTCATTTACTTGCCTGCCGGAAGATGGAGTTGCCAATGCTGCATCCCTTCTACGGTTGTTTCCCACATCTTCAGATGGATCCATTCTTTTGTTGGACGACACGGACATGCATTTCTCAGCGAATCTTGCTTGCCTTTATGATCCATCAAGAATAATTTCCACAACATGTTTGTCAGACTCTGCTATATGTGACACATCTTTGGCAGGCATTAGAATTCTATGGGGCCTTTGTCACTCACTCAAGACCGTCATTTCCGAAGCTGGGGATAATCCAATCCCGTGGAAAGAAGTGAAGTGTGTGCTATGGTATCCTAGCCTGGAAAGCTATAGTGAAAATTTGGAGAGTCAGAAAACTCTCGTGCAGAACTTTTTTGAACATCTAGCCATCAGAATGTTGGCTGATGCCTTGTATGACACGCGAGTGATCATCACCATGAACAATATCAAATTTGCACAATTACAG GTGGAAAAGTTGGCAAGGGATAGCTTCTTCTTCCTGTCTGAGTCCTTCCCAtttgatgaaatgagcttTGGGGAGTTGTCTGATACAGTCAATACCAAGAGGCCAATGTTGGTTTCAAGGGCAATCTCCTATGTCTTTGACTTGCATCCACCAACTGATTTTCAGTTTGGCGACTATGCAGCCGTCCTACACAGATGCCTGCATGACAATTAG
- the LOC102627953 gene encoding uncharacterized protein LOC102627953: MSHSHKPLDSRHSIDSCALQLHNWRPFHLQNPLDSSDSTKPSYSPSSWVHTKRPCLSDRATSFSIIDAAAIDLSKLSLFDDDNVIKPMTAATAPQSRGGYRLIARKRRRRGSRSVSGRSSDRSGTRRCCSVGASAAYGTCSDFPVAVGTDSSGELFGNGEANWASDVSEARNSRRERDNGNGSGEKENSGTGFGGQVGCLEAQVLGNESGYGSEPGYRGDAEFGYGDELDEEEEDAKLLFWGNRFGDVDSKMEMVGENTFTDQKSHHRCRRKKHDCRMVDALR; encoded by the exons ATGTCACACTCGCACAAGCCTCTAGATTCGCGGCACTCCATAGACTCATGCGCATTGCAGCTCCACAACTGGAGGCCTTTTCATCTCCAAAACCCCCTCGACTCCTCCGATTCCACAAAACCCTCCTACTCTCCCTCCAGTTGGGTCCACACCAAGCGCCCCTGCCTCTCCGACCGCGCCACCTCATTCTCCATCATCGACGCAGCCGCCATTGACCTCTCCAAACTTAGCCTCTTCGACGACGATAATGTTATTAAACCCATGACCGCTGCGACAGCTCCACAAAGCCGAGGAGGTTACAGACTAATCGCCAGAAAACGACGCCGCCGAGGGTCGAGGTCGGTGTCGGGTCGGAGCAGCGACCGTAGCGGGACCAGGCGTTGCTGTTCCGTGGGAGCATCGGCGGCGTATGGGACATGCTCGGATTTTCCTGTGGCGGTGGGGACGGATTCGAGTGGAGAGCTGTTTGGGAATGGAGAGGCGAATTGGGCGTCCGATGTGAGTGAAGCTAGGAATTCGAGGAGAGAGAGGGATAATGGGAATGGGAGTGGAGAGAAGGAGAATTCAGGCACTGGGTTTGGGGGGCAAGTGGGGTGTTTGGAAGCTCAGGTTCTAGGAAATGAATCTGGTTACGGGAGTGAACCTGGGTATCGTGGGGATGCCGAATTCGGATATGGGGACGAGCTTGATGAGGAGGAGGAAGATGCTAAGTTGTTGTTTTGGGGGAACCGTTTTGGAG ATGTAGATTCTAAAATGGAGATGGTTGGTGAGAATACATTCACTGATCAAAAATCTCATCACAGATGCCGCCGTAAGAAACATGATTGTAGAATGGTTGATGCTCTGAGGTAG
- the LOC102628247 gene encoding mitochondrial zinc maintenance protein 1, mitochondrial, with protein MAMAGEAMIAYRSLIRATRKSFAGDTVMLKESAKEIRKRFEESRHVTSPTEIQRLLDEAREASRFISTMIVQAKLNERGGYEVKPTQEHAGATLDIPSEEILRKSAQGGKD; from the exons ATGGCGATGGCCGGAGAAGCGATGATAGCGTATAGATCCCTGATTAGAGCGACGCGCAAATCATTCGCGGGAGATACAGTGATGCTGAAGGAATCAGCCAAAGAAATTCGTAAGAGATTTGAGGAGAGTCGTCACGTGACCTCCCCCACGGAGATTCAGAGACTCCTCGACGAGGCACGCGAAGCTTCCCGTTTCATTTCCACCATGATTGTCCAGGCCAAACTCAATGAACGCGGCGGTTACG AGGTGAAGCCTACTCAAGAACACGCTGGAGCAACGCTTGACATTCCTTCGGAAGAGATCCTCCGAAAGTCCGCACAAGGAGGGAAAGACTAG